The following are encoded in a window of Paenibacillaceae bacterium GAS479 genomic DNA:
- a CDS encoding WYL domain-containing protein — protein sequence MSLFDKVHNHELSRRLADSGALAVTSGERSWLRLMLEHPTAPSFLGATAIDKLQLMLQEDEPLSLAHLKEKARSRERRLYAPHLLELAELVRCRSGMRITCEGKGGIVRHHALGYPYRLEYAMSTKEWYLLWLQTSGRPLMRTRLTRMHGVEPMPLPPEEADRLDRRIGALRARRRANAVIELLPRYNRELSRILYALSCFQQEVHYDAESGMYRITVTYQKDESGYLLQKLRFLGKRVRVLEGISLQNELRASALKALARYGVSE from the coding sequence ATGAGTCTTTTTGATAAAGTGCATAATCACGAGTTGAGTCGGCGTCTGGCAGACAGCGGCGCGCTCGCCGTCACTAGCGGAGAACGATCCTGGCTGCGGCTTATGCTGGAGCATCCAACAGCTCCTTCCTTCCTCGGTGCAACGGCAATCGATAAGCTGCAGCTGATGCTGCAGGAGGACGAACCGTTGTCTCTAGCCCATTTGAAAGAGAAAGCCCGCAGTCGTGAGCGGCGTCTGTACGCCCCTCACTTGCTAGAGCTGGCTGAGCTGGTCCGCTGCCGCAGCGGCATGAGAATTACCTGTGAGGGTAAAGGGGGCATTGTTCGGCATCACGCGCTTGGTTACCCTTATCGTCTCGAATATGCGATGTCCACAAAAGAATGGTATTTGCTCTGGCTTCAAACAAGCGGCCGCCCTCTCATGCGCACTCGGCTGACGCGTATGCACGGTGTGGAGCCAATGCCCTTGCCGCCGGAAGAAGCAGATCGCCTCGACCGCCGCATCGGGGCTCTTAGAGCGCGCCGTCGCGCCAATGCAGTTATCGAGCTGTTACCCCGCTACAACCGGGAGCTGTCACGTATTCTGTACGCCTTGTCTTGTTTTCAGCAGGAAGTACACTATGATGCGGAGAGTGGAATGTATCGGATCACCGTTACTTATCAAAAGGATGAGTCTGGCTATTTGCTGCAGAAGCTGCGTTTTCTTGGCAAGCGGGTGCGGGTACTGGAAGGAATATCGCTGCAAAATGAACTAAGAGCCAGCGCCTTGAAGGCACTGGCTCGATATGGGGTAAGCGAGTAA
- a CDS encoding 2-desacetyl-2-hydroxyethyl bacteriochlorophyllide A dehydrogenase produces the protein MKGIVCEAVESFQYRDNLPEPEMLPGEAIVQIRRVGICGTDLHAFKGNQPFFSYPRILGHELSGTIVQVSDGQHGLQVGDQVAVIPYFHCGICVACRNGKTNCCTSMKVLGVHTDGGMRERIAVPISHLIRTDGLTLDESAMLEPLAIGAHAVRRSKLTAGETVLVIGAGPIGLGVMAFAKYAGAKVIAMDVNDERLAFCRSWAGVDDTVNALNGASEQLQRLTDGDYPTIVFDATGNSKSMETAFSYAAHGGTLVYVGLVKNDISFNDSEFHKREMTLMGSRNATKEDFDRVLEALQAGGIDIGRYVTHSASFEEMVGQFDVWLNPASKVIKAIVEL, from the coding sequence ATGAAGGGTATTGTATGCGAGGCGGTCGAGTCGTTCCAGTACCGCGATAATTTGCCGGAGCCAGAAATGCTGCCGGGAGAAGCAATTGTACAAATTCGCAGAGTCGGGATCTGCGGAACCGATCTGCATGCTTTTAAAGGCAATCAACCGTTTTTCTCCTATCCCCGGATTCTGGGCCATGAGCTGTCCGGTACAATTGTACAGGTAAGCGACGGTCAACATGGTCTACAGGTGGGAGATCAGGTAGCCGTTATCCCGTATTTCCACTGTGGAATCTGTGTAGCTTGTCGCAATGGAAAAACGAACTGCTGCACCTCGATGAAGGTGCTTGGCGTTCATACGGACGGTGGAATGCGGGAGCGAATTGCTGTGCCGATTTCGCATCTGATTCGGACGGATGGCTTGACTTTGGATGAGTCGGCCATGCTGGAGCCGCTGGCGATTGGCGCTCATGCTGTTCGCCGCTCCAAGCTGACGGCGGGTGAGACTGTGCTCGTAATCGGCGCAGGGCCGATTGGGCTAGGAGTAATGGCTTTTGCCAAATATGCAGGAGCTAAAGTTATTGCGATGGATGTCAATGACGAGCGCTTGGCTTTTTGCCGCTCATGGGCTGGCGTCGACGATACCGTTAATGCATTGAATGGAGCTTCGGAGCAGCTCCAGCGTTTGACAGACGGTGATTATCCGACGATTGTGTTTGATGCTACAGGCAATTCCAAGTCAATGGAAACGGCATTCTCTTATGCGGCTCATGGCGGTACACTGGTCTATGTAGGCTTGGTGAAAAATGATATTTCGTTCAACGATTCCGAATTCCATAAGCGGGAAATGACTCTTATGGGCAGTCGCAATGCGACTAAGGAAGATTTCGACCGTGTGCTCGAGGCGCTTCAAGCTGGCGGCATCGATATCGGACGATATGTCACTCATAGCGCCAGCTTCGAGGAGATGGTTGGACAGTTCGACGTTTGGCTGAACCCTGCCTCGAAGGTCATTAAGGCGATTGTAGAGCTTTAA
- a CDS encoding Predicted oxidoreductase, producing MKYRKLGQTGLDVSTLSFGASSLGSVFRNTDDGEAITTVHAAVDSGINLIDVSPYYGLTKAETVLGKAIQQIPRDRFLLSTKAGRYGADEFDFSAKRITASVEESLARLHTDYIDVLFLHDIEFVPANMIIEEAIPALQQLKEQGKIRYTGICGLPLELFEYMLPKVDVDAVISYCHYSLNDTSLLNLLPLLESKGIGLVNASPLSMGLLGTRGAPEWHPASPQLKAACKAAAEFCESHGEDIAKLAVQFSTSNELIPTTLVSTANPVNIVKNAMWTDEPINKELLKAVQELLAPVLNETWVSGRPEYNTKIQLNEGGH from the coding sequence ATGAAATACCGCAAGCTGGGACAAACGGGACTAGATGTCTCCACACTGAGTTTTGGCGCTTCATCGCTCGGCTCCGTTTTCCGGAATACAGATGATGGCGAGGCCATCACGACGGTGCATGCTGCCGTAGATTCAGGTATCAATCTGATCGATGTGTCCCCTTATTACGGGCTGACGAAGGCCGAGACGGTGCTTGGTAAAGCGATTCAGCAAATCCCGCGTGACAGGTTTTTGCTTTCTACAAAAGCAGGGCGTTATGGAGCGGATGAGTTCGATTTTTCGGCGAAAAGAATTACAGCAAGCGTGGAGGAAAGCTTGGCGCGCCTTCATACGGATTATATCGATGTGCTCTTCCTGCATGATATCGAATTTGTGCCGGCAAACATGATTATCGAGGAAGCGATTCCGGCTTTGCAGCAATTGAAAGAGCAAGGGAAAATCCGTTATACCGGTATTTGCGGCCTGCCTTTGGAACTGTTCGAATATATGCTGCCAAAGGTCGACGTTGATGCTGTTATTTCGTATTGCCATTATTCCTTAAATGATACTTCGCTCTTGAATCTGCTGCCATTGCTGGAGTCCAAAGGCATTGGCCTCGTAAATGCCTCCCCGCTTTCGATGGGTCTGCTTGGTACCCGTGGAGCGCCGGAGTGGCATCCGGCAAGTCCGCAGCTAAAAGCGGCATGCAAGGCTGCTGCTGAATTCTGCGAGTCGCATGGCGAAGATATTGCCAAGCTTGCGGTGCAATTTTCCACTTCCAATGAGCTCATTCCAACTACACTCGTCAGCACGGCGAATCCGGTGAATATCGTCAAAAACGCCATGTGGACGGATGAGCCAATCAATAAAGAGCTGCTTAAAGCAGTGCAAGAGCTGTTAGCGCCTGTATTAAATGAAACCTGGGTCAGTGGAAGACCGGAATACAACACCAAAATTCAGTTAAACGAAGGCGGGCATTGA
- a CDS encoding D-altronate dehydratase, which translates to MNDWVRLSDQDGVVIALRPIASGESLVLENEFLLTIREDIPKGHKILTVPTSLGQDIYKFGYSIGKAKEDIEAGSWVHTHNLRTGLGSILEYSYEPIAEQEQENEQVKDQEQEKDQKLPSEVPMFQGYLRPSGEVGIRNEIWIINTVGCINKTCEILAKRGSDLAGEGIDGVFHFAHPFGCSQLGDDLQFTQKLLASLVNHPNAAGVLVVGLGCENNGIELFKEVIGAYDERRVKFMSAQTEEDELEKGLELIQELASYGANFKREPVPLSKLKIGLKCGGSDGFSGITANPLVGSISDSLINAGGTAILTEVPEMFGAEKILMDRAVNEGVFENIVTLINDFKQYFIRHGQEIYENPSPGNKAGGISTLEEKSLGCTQKGGRALVQDVVKYGERVRQNGLNLLEAPGNDLVSVTALSAAGAHIVLFTTGRGTPFGGPVPTVKIATNSDLARHKKNWIDYNAGQLLEGKSMPEMSEQLMSYLIELASGERQTNNERNGFREIAIFKDGVIL; encoded by the coding sequence ATGAATGATTGGGTTCGTTTGTCGGATCAGGATGGGGTTGTCATTGCGCTTCGGCCCATCGCTTCCGGCGAAAGTCTCGTGCTAGAGAATGAGTTCCTTCTTACGATCCGCGAGGATATACCTAAGGGTCACAAAATATTGACGGTACCGACTTCGCTCGGACAGGATATATACAAATTCGGATATTCCATCGGCAAAGCCAAGGAAGATATCGAGGCAGGATCATGGGTTCATACCCATAATCTACGGACAGGACTTGGATCCATTCTTGAGTATAGCTACGAACCGATCGCGGAGCAGGAGCAAGAGAATGAGCAAGTGAAAGATCAGGAGCAAGAGAAGGACCAGAAGCTGCCAAGCGAGGTCCCGATGTTCCAAGGGTACCTCCGACCGAGCGGCGAGGTTGGCATCCGCAATGAAATCTGGATCATCAACACGGTTGGCTGCATCAACAAAACTTGCGAAATTTTGGCTAAACGCGGAAGCGATCTGGCTGGGGAGGGAATCGATGGTGTGTTCCATTTTGCCCATCCGTTCGGCTGCTCACAGCTCGGCGACGACCTGCAGTTCACGCAGAAGCTGCTCGCTTCGCTAGTCAACCATCCCAACGCTGCGGGAGTGCTCGTTGTCGGACTTGGCTGCGAGAACAATGGGATCGAGTTGTTCAAAGAAGTGATCGGTGCTTATGATGAACGTCGCGTCAAATTTATGAGCGCTCAGACCGAAGAGGATGAGCTGGAAAAAGGCTTGGAGCTGATCCAAGAGCTGGCCTCCTATGGGGCGAACTTCAAGCGGGAGCCAGTGCCTCTTTCCAAATTGAAGATTGGCTTAAAATGCGGCGGCTCCGACGGTTTCTCCGGCATTACGGCCAATCCGCTCGTCGGCTCCATATCCGACTCCTTGATCAATGCCGGCGGCACGGCGATTCTCACCGAAGTGCCAGAGATGTTCGGAGCGGAGAAGATCCTTATGGATCGTGCTGTTAATGAAGGCGTTTTTGAAAATATCGTAACTCTCATCAACGATTTTAAGCAGTATTTTATCCGTCATGGTCAAGAAATCTACGAGAATCCCTCTCCTGGCAACAAAGCTGGCGGCATAAGCACGCTGGAGGAGAAGTCGCTCGGCTGCACTCAGAAGGGCGGCAGAGCTTTGGTGCAGGATGTTGTGAAATACGGTGAGCGTGTCCGTCAAAACGGGCTCAATCTATTGGAAGCGCCGGGAAATGATCTCGTTTCCGTGACGGCTTTGTCGGCGGCAGGCGCTCATATCGTCTTGTTTACAACGGGACGCGGCACGCCGTTTGGCGGACCCGTTCCTACGGTGAAGATTGCTACCAATTCGGATCTTGCGCGGCATAAAAAGAACTGGATCGATTACAATGCCGGACAATTGCTGGAAGGAAAATCGATGCCGGAGATGAGCGAACAATTAATGAGTTACCTCATTGAGCTGGCTTCCGGTGAGCGCCAAACGAATAACGAGCGGAATGGATTCCGAGAAATAGCGATATTCAAGGACGGAGTGATTCTTTAA
- a CDS encoding tagaturonate reductase → MSLLLNRAVLDERGRGRLDEVHGAPVTILQIGEGNFLRGFTDWMIQVCRNQGLFSGSIAVVQPRPSGRAKIEKLAAQDGMYTLVTQGLENGQEVCRKETIGVFSQAFDPYSQWKRLLELASSPELRIVISNTTEAGLVYRPEELSGGPIQSYPGKIAYLLYERYKAFRGDPEKGLILLPCELLERNGDVLRAAVLQYAKDWEFPAAFHDWINQHNRFLSSLVDRIVPGYPEEAQAEAWFQEWGYRDEMLCTAEPYHLWAIEAEPELEAVLPLRKAGLNVHWTDDLKPFQQQKVRILNGAHTWMAPLGILHDIEHVRAFMEHPELGAAVRETVGSDIVPALPYAENELKAYADSVFDRFGNPYIRHRLADIAMNSMGKFSVRLLPTLAHYAESGEPIPARLALGLAALLRYYKVTKGMDGEFTGMSLKGMRYVVRDDLNALDRIAGYWQAAGASNADAVGAILADKELWGIDPASWSGLAESVIEQLEALERGEGNE, encoded by the coding sequence ATGAGTTTGTTATTGAACCGGGCGGTGCTAGACGAGAGGGGCAGAGGTAGGCTGGACGAAGTTCATGGAGCGCCAGTGACCATCCTGCAAATTGGCGAGGGCAATTTTCTGCGTGGATTCACAGACTGGATGATTCAAGTTTGTAGAAACCAGGGATTATTCTCAGGAAGCATTGCGGTGGTCCAGCCCCGGCCATCTGGAAGAGCCAAAATCGAGAAGCTGGCCGCACAAGACGGCATGTACACCCTTGTTACTCAAGGGCTGGAAAATGGCCAGGAGGTGTGTCGGAAGGAAACGATTGGGGTGTTCTCGCAAGCGTTCGATCCCTATTCGCAATGGAAGCGCCTCCTTGAGCTAGCTTCAAGTCCAGAGCTTCGCATCGTCATCTCCAATACAACGGAAGCCGGGCTCGTTTATCGTCCAGAGGAGCTGAGCGGGGGACCGATCCAGTCCTATCCTGGAAAAATAGCCTACTTGCTGTACGAACGCTATAAAGCGTTCAGGGGTGATCCTGAGAAGGGGCTGATTCTGCTTCCATGCGAGCTGCTTGAACGGAACGGGGATGTATTGAGGGCTGCTGTTCTACAGTACGCCAAGGACTGGGAGTTCCCGGCCGCATTCCATGACTGGATTAATCAACATAATCGTTTCCTGAGCTCGCTTGTTGATCGCATTGTACCTGGATACCCGGAGGAAGCTCAAGCTGAAGCTTGGTTCCAGGAGTGGGGATACCGTGATGAGATGCTGTGTACGGCAGAGCCTTATCATCTATGGGCGATTGAGGCCGAGCCTGAGCTGGAAGCCGTTCTTCCGCTGCGCAAGGCCGGGTTGAACGTTCACTGGACGGATGATCTGAAGCCGTTTCAGCAACAGAAGGTGCGTATTCTCAACGGCGCGCATACATGGATGGCTCCACTAGGCATTTTGCATGACATCGAGCATGTCCGGGCGTTCATGGAACATCCTGAGTTAGGCGCAGCTGTTCGAGAGACGGTAGGGAGCGATATCGTTCCAGCCTTGCCCTATGCGGAAAATGAGCTGAAGGCCTATGCGGACAGCGTATTCGACCGCTTTGGAAATCCTTACATCCGCCATCGGCTTGCCGATATTGCCATGAACTCGATGGGCAAATTCAGCGTTCGGCTGCTGCCGACCCTAGCTCATTACGCTGAGTCGGGAGAGCCGATACCTGCGAGGCTTGCCCTTGGTTTGGCGGCGCTGCTTCGTTATTACAAAGTAACCAAGGGCATGGATGGCGAATTTACGGGAATGTCGTTGAAAGGAATGCGTTATGTCGTTCGAGACGATTTGAACGCCCTTGATCGGATCGCTGGCTATTGGCAAGCTGCAGGCGCATCCAATGCCGACGCTGTTGGGGCCATCCTTGCTGACAAGGAGCTTTGGGGTATAGATCCCGCTAGCTGGAGCGGCTTGGCGGAATCGGTCATTGAGCAATTGGAAGCTTTGGAAAGGGGTGAGGGGAATGAATGA
- a CDS encoding L-fuconolactonase, whose product MRIDSHQHYWRIERGDYGWITPDIPVLYRDFLPADLAPHLTKHGLDGTVAVQAAPTLEETEYLFSLADQQDSNILGVVGWLDLFDPAHRQHFDRFNKHDKFKGFRIMIQEMPDSSRILEPEFVEALKGYAADDVPVDLLLLSRQLEHTVQLLNEVPGLRGVIDHIAKPEIGNGEIDNWLKSMKEIAKHPNIYIKLSGMVTEGDHKGWKTEDFKPYIGHVLELFGPDRVMFGSDWPVCLLAAEYDAVVAVLQEAIPAHWGEGERAKLFGLNAKEFYKL is encoded by the coding sequence ATGCGAATCGACTCTCATCAGCATTATTGGCGAATTGAACGCGGTGATTATGGATGGATTACGCCGGACATCCCTGTTCTTTATCGGGACTTTTTGCCGGCGGATCTTGCGCCTCACTTAACGAAACATGGATTGGACGGCACGGTTGCCGTTCAGGCGGCGCCTACTTTAGAGGAAACAGAGTATCTATTCTCTCTCGCGGATCAGCAGGATTCCAACATACTCGGCGTGGTCGGCTGGCTGGATTTATTCGATCCCGCGCATCGCCAACATTTTGACCGCTTCAATAAACATGATAAATTCAAAGGCTTCCGCATTATGATTCAGGAAATGCCGGATTCCAGCCGGATTTTGGAGCCTGAATTTGTGGAAGCGCTGAAAGGATACGCAGCGGATGACGTTCCAGTTGATTTGCTGCTGTTGTCCCGTCAGCTGGAGCATACCGTCCAGCTTTTGAATGAGGTTCCAGGGCTGCGCGGGGTCATCGACCATATTGCCAAGCCTGAGATTGGCAACGGTGAAATAGACAATTGGTTGAAATCGATGAAAGAAATCGCGAAGCATCCCAATATTTATATCAAGCTGTCGGGAATGGTGACGGAAGGCGATCACAAGGGCTGGAAAACGGAAGATTTCAAGCCTTATATCGGGCATGTATTAGAACTATTCGGACCTGATCGAGTCATGTTTGGCAGCGATTGGCCGGTATGTTTGCTGGCGGCAGAGTATGATGCCGTTGTGGCGGTTTTGCAGGAAGCGATCCCGGCTCATTGGGGAGAGGGCGAACGCGCCAAGCTGTTTGGTCTTAATGCGAAGGAGTTTTACAAGTTATGA
- a CDS encoding AraC-like ligand binding domain-containing protein has translation MEPFRKPFIGDPLFPFHIIHQHVKHPEDELPDHLHEHFELVYIHQGTGTFFIDNTLYEKKSGDLFIIPGNTVHRSLPDKLNPIISTAVFFAPAFAAGEIYDHSYSLLQCFDIARGQKHYKFELTETVRSSVESSMEWIHKEQTDQLEGYRASIRLELGRLLLHLNRHLAHHFTPRAGDKRIGPSWIKRALLEIDAQPGLAYSLVEFAEKSSVSPPHFSRVFKQFTGMNVTDYVNAKRIIQAKGLLLESDESIASIAEKCGFMSIPHFHRIFKNLTASTPAAYRRKNLVEQP, from the coding sequence ATGGAGCCCTTTCGCAAGCCCTTTATAGGAGATCCGTTATTTCCCTTTCATATCATCCATCAGCATGTCAAACATCCCGAGGATGAGCTGCCCGATCATCTCCACGAGCACTTTGAGCTCGTTTATATCCATCAAGGAACAGGTACCTTTTTTATCGATAACACGCTGTATGAGAAAAAAAGCGGAGACCTGTTCATTATTCCCGGCAATACCGTACATCGCTCCCTGCCGGATAAGCTCAATCCGATTATTTCCACGGCGGTTTTTTTTGCGCCTGCTTTTGCCGCCGGGGAAATCTACGATCATTCCTACTCGCTGCTGCAATGCTTCGATATCGCTCGTGGCCAAAAACATTATAAATTCGAGCTGACGGAAACAGTGCGTTCAAGCGTTGAAAGCTCTATGGAATGGATTCATAAGGAGCAAACCGATCAGCTTGAAGGGTATCGGGCTTCAATTCGTCTTGAGCTCGGAAGACTGCTGTTACATTTGAACCGCCATCTGGCGCATCATTTTACCCCTAGAGCAGGGGATAAACGAATAGGACCCTCTTGGATTAAGAGGGCCCTGCTTGAAATAGATGCGCAGCCTGGACTAGCGTATAGCTTGGTCGAATTTGCCGAGAAATCTTCTGTTTCTCCACCTCATTTTTCACGAGTATTCAAGCAGTTTACAGGGATGAACGTTACTGATTATGTGAATGCCAAACGAATTATTCAAGCCAAAGGTTTACTGCTGGAATCCGACGAGAGCATCGCCTCCATTGCGGAGAAATGCGGGTTCATGAGCATTCCGCATTTCCACCGGATTTTTAAGAACTTAACGGCTTCAACTCCAGCCGCTTACAGGCGGAAAAACTTAGTTGAGCAGCCGTGA